From Methanotorris formicicus Mc-S-70, a single genomic window includes:
- a CDS encoding 4Fe-4S binding protein codes for MKILDKCVGCGECVPFCPFEAIKTYGKAIIDKEKCTNCGICSKYCPISAIEEE; via the coding sequence ATGAAGATATTGGATAAATGCGTTGGATGTGGAGAGTGTGTCCCATTCTGTCCATTTGAAGCAATAAAAACCTATGGAAAGGCAATAATTGATAAAGAAAAATGCACAAACTGCGGGATTTGCTCTAAGTACTGTCCAATAAGTGCTATTGAAGAAGAATAA
- a CDS encoding IMP cyclohydrolase translates to MYIGRFLVVGKTKEGKPFVCYRVSSRSFPNREAKIIDENTIAIIPKDPNEVFKNPYITYNCIKIVNDIVVATNGSHTDFIAEKLAFNYPKRDVLIYQLITLDYEKDAYNTPRIGVILDKEECYMGYVKDDELRVKKVELKEGKGYYLSTYECCAISEEQVIDIGGETPEEICEYILNYKEFEHPVTCATAVIDKDEIKIATL, encoded by the coding sequence ATGTATATTGGAAGATTTTTGGTTGTTGGAAAGACAAAAGAAGGAAAGCCATTTGTATGCTACAGGGTTTCAAGCAGAAGTTTTCCAAATAGGGAGGCAAAGATTATTGATGAAAATACCATAGCAATAATTCCAAAAGACCCAAATGAAGTTTTTAAAAACCCATACATCACCTACAATTGCATAAAAATTGTAAATGACATTGTTGTGGCAACTAACGGCTCTCACACTGATTTCATTGCTGAGAAATTGGCATTTAATTATCCAAAAAGAGATGTTTTAATCTATCAATTAATAACCTTGGATTATGAGAAGGATGCATACAACACTCCAAGAATAGGGGTTATTTTAGATAAAGAAGAATGCTACATGGGATATGTCAAAGATGATGAATTAAGAGTTAAAAAAGTTGAACTTAAAGAAGGAAAAGGTTATTATTTAAGTACCTATGAGTGCTGTGCAATCTCAGAAGAGCAAGTTATTGATATAGGGGGAGAAACTCCAGAGGAGATTTGTGAATACATCTTAAACTACAAAGAATTTGAGCATCCAGTAACCTGTGCAACGGCTGTTATTGATAAGGATGAAATAAAAATAGCAACATTATAA
- a CDS encoding DUF362 domain-containing protein encodes MEKVFYSIREDYDSLDNNFLDSTFESCNFEEFDKILIKPNILGPYPPERAVTTHPKFLEWIIKYLQDNFDGKIIVGESSGYSTRKSFSVSGIEDICRKYDIKYIAFEKDEHIKTKILDKEIPIPKTVVESDLIINLPKLKTHVLMKFTGAVKNLYGCVPGGLKPKLHGYFPKEEDFAKLLVELYRFITKDKEIVTIMDGIWGMEGNGPSNGKVKHSKIIMGSKNPVAVDLFASYYIGYKMDDILTNKLLKVDFEVIDADKNEKKSLNEIKPLKFKKPDTVYLNSLLPPQIVRMIFNIMIPKPKINKSRCIKCRICEKVCPVNAIINLKIDRKKCIKCYCCHEMCPYDAIDLKRWFL; translated from the coding sequence ATGGAAAAGGTCTTTTATTCAATAAGAGAGGATTACGATTCATTGGATAATAACTTTTTGGATTCAACATTTGAATCATGCAATTTTGAGGAATTTGATAAAATACTCATAAAGCCCAACATTCTTGGCCCATATCCACCAGAGAGGGCAGTTACAACCCATCCAAAGTTCTTAGAGTGGATTATAAAATACTTACAGGATAATTTTGATGGGAAGATTATTGTTGGAGAGTCCTCTGGATACTCAACGAGAAAATCCTTTAGCGTCTCTGGAATTGAGGATATCTGTAGGAAATATGACATAAAATATATTGCATTTGAGAAGGATGAACATATAAAAACAAAAATTCTCGATAAAGAGATTCCAATTCCAAAAACTGTTGTTGAGAGTGATTTGATAATAAACCTTCCAAAACTAAAAACACACGTTTTGATGAAATTTACTGGGGCAGTTAAGAATTTATATGGTTGCGTTCCTGGGGGTTTAAAGCCAAAATTGCATGGATATTTTCCAAAGGAAGAGGATTTTGCAAAATTGTTGGTTGAACTCTATAGATTTATAACCAAAGATAAAGAGATAGTAACCATTATGGATGGGATTTGGGGAATGGAAGGAAATGGTCCGAGTAATGGAAAAGTAAAGCATTCAAAGATAATTATGGGCTCAAAAAATCCTGTTGCAGTTGATTTATTTGCATCTTATTATATTGGTTATAAAATGGATGATATTTTAACAAATAAATTGCTTAAAGTTGATTTTGAAGTAATAGATGCAGATAAAAATGAGAAAAAATCTCTCAATGAGATAAAACCTCTAAAATTTAAAAAACCAGATACGGTTTATTTGAATTCCCTTTTACCTCCTCAAATAGTGAGGATGATATTTAATATTATGATTCCAAAACCGAAAATAAACAAGAGTAGATGCATAAAATGCAGGATTTGCGAAAAGGTTTGCCCAGTTAATGCAATAATTAATTTAAAAATAGATAGAAAGAAATGCATAAAATGCTATTGTTGCCATGAGATGTGTCCTTATGATGCGATTGATTTGAAAAGATGGTTTTTATAA
- a CDS encoding YchF/TatD family DNA exonuclease produces MYIDAHCHVEDKAFNKNRDEIVKNAKENGVEIVTSGASLGGCRRALECKKKYNIHITLGFHPSNVRSDDKVVDEVYKLIEENEKEILAVGEIGMDVRVENKEKQEERFRKFINLAEELNKPIVIHAKGMERECFDIVNNRVVSMYHCYSGDLNLAKEIINSGHYISISTLICFSEHHQNLVKNLNLENIVVETDSPYLSPIKGEKNEPKNVIKVVDKIWELKKDEYSKEEIIKIIYKNTKELYGI; encoded by the coding sequence GTGTATATTGATGCTCATTGCCATGTTGAGGATAAGGCGTTTAACAAAAATAGAGATGAGATAGTAAAAAATGCAAAAGAAAATGGCGTAGAGATTGTTACAAGTGGTGCAAGTTTAGGAGGGTGTAGGAGGGCATTAGAATGCAAGAAAAAATATAACATCCATATAACCTTAGGTTTTCACCCAAGTAATGTTAGGAGTGATGATAAGGTTGTTGATGAAGTCTATAAATTAATAGAAGAAAATGAAAAAGAGATATTAGCGGTTGGGGAAATAGGAATGGATGTTAGAGTTGAGAATAAGGAAAAACAGGAAGAAAGATTTAGAAAATTTATAAATTTAGCGGAAGAGTTAAATAAGCCAATAGTTATTCATGCAAAGGGAATGGAAAGGGAATGTTTTGATATCGTAAATAATAGGGTAGTTTCCATGTATCACTGTTATAGTGGAGATTTGAATTTGGCAAAAGAAATCATCAATAGTGGGCATTACATTTCCATCTCAACGTTAATCTGTTTTTCAGAGCATCACCAAAATTTAGTAAAAAACCTAAATTTGGAAAATATCGTTGTTGAGACAGATAGCCCATATTTGTCTCCAATAAAAGGAGAGAAAAATGAACCAAAAAATGTTATAAAAGTTGTAGATAAAATTTGGGAACTTAAAAAAGATGAGTATTCAAAAGAAGAGATTATAAAAATAATTTATAAAAATACAAAGGAATTATATGGGATTTAA
- a CDS encoding F420-dependent methylenetetrahydromethanopterin dehydrogenase: MVVKIGILKCGNIGMSPIIDLCLDERADRKDIDVRVLGSGAKMDPTSVEEVATKMVNEIKPDFIIYIGPNPAAPGPKKAREILSQSDIPAVIVGDAPGLRAKDEIEKEGLGYIIIKCDPMIGARRQFLDPVEMALFNADVIRVLAGTGALRIVQNAIDEMIESVKEGKEVPLPKIVINEEKAVEAMEFTNPYAKAKAMAAFTIAEKVGDVDVKGCFMVKEMERYVPIVASAHEMLRYAAMLVDEARELEKAMDAVSRKPHHPEGKVLGKKKLMEKPE; the protein is encoded by the coding sequence ATGGTAGTAAAAATAGGAATATTGAAGTGTGGTAACATCGGGATGTCTCCAATAATAGATCTTTGTTTGGACGAAAGAGCAGATAGGAAGGACATAGATGTTAGAGTTTTGGGTAGTGGGGCAAAGATGGATCCAACTTCAGTTGAAGAGGTAGCAACAAAGATGGTAAATGAGATAAAGCCAGATTTTATCATCTACATAGGGCCAAATCCAGCCGCTCCAGGACCAAAGAAAGCGAGAGAGATATTAAGTCAAAGCGATATTCCTGCGGTTATCGTTGGAGACGCTCCAGGTTTAAGAGCAAAGGATGAAATTGAAAAGGAAGGACTTGGTTATATTATCATAAAATGCGACCCAATGATTGGAGCGAGAAGACAGTTCTTAGACCCTGTTGAGATGGCGTTGTTTAATGCCGATGTAATTAGAGTTTTAGCAGGAACTGGAGCGTTAAGAATCGTTCAAAATGCTATTGACGAGATGATTGAGTCTGTTAAAGAAGGAAAAGAAGTTCCATTGCCTAAAATCGTTATTAACGAAGAAAAAGCGGTTGAAGCGATGGAATTCACCAATCCTTATGCAAAGGCAAAGGCAATGGCAGCATTTACAATCGCTGAGAAGGTTGGAGATGTGGATGTTAAAGGCTGTTTCATGGTAAAAGAGATGGAAAGATACGTCCCAATTGTTGCATCTGCTCATGAGATGCTCAGATATGCTGCCATGTTGGTGGATGAAGCGAGGGAGTTGGAGAAAGCAATGGACGCAGTAAGTAGAAAACCACACCATCCAGAAGGTAAGGTATTGGGTAAGAAGAAGTTGATGGAAAAACCAGAGTAA
- a CDS encoding Coenzyme F420 hydrogenase/dehydrogenase, beta subunit C-terminal domain: MDKYLLIQATDEGILKKAECGGAVTALFRYLLDKKLVDGVLALKKGEDLYDGIPAFITNSEELIETAGSLHCAPTNFGKLIKNYLADKKIAVSVKPCDAMAIRELAKLNQINLDNVYMIGLNCGGTISPITAMKMIKLFYEVDPKDVVKEEIDKGKFIIELKNGEHKAVKIHELEEKGFGRRKNCQRCELKIPRNADLACGNWGAEPGWTFVEICSEKGKKLIENAEKEGYIKTKKPSDKGIEIRAKIEESMIKLAKGFQKKHLEEEYPDLERWQEYWNRCIKCYGCRDACPICFCRECRLEADYLDEKGKIPPDPVMFQGIRLSHVSQSCINCGQCEDVCPMEIPLAYIFHRMQLKLRDIYGYIPGIDDKMPPLFDFE; encoded by the coding sequence ATGGACAAATATCTCCTAATCCAGGCTACGGATGAGGGTATCTTAAAAAAGGCGGAATGTGGTGGAGCAGTAACTGCATTATTCAGATATCTACTGGATAAAAAACTCGTTGATGGTGTCTTAGCATTAAAGAAAGGAGAGGATCTCTATGATGGGATTCCAGCATTCATAACGAATTCGGAAGAACTAATTGAGACTGCTGGTTCTCTACACTGTGCTCCAACGAATTTTGGGAAGTTGATAAAGAACTACTTAGCAGATAAAAAGATTGCAGTCTCTGTTAAACCATGCGATGCTATGGCAATAAGGGAATTGGCGAAGTTGAACCAGATCAACTTAGATAACGTCTATATGATCGGTTTGAACTGCGGAGGAACCATTAGTCCAATTACAGCGATGAAGATGATTAAACTATTTTATGAGGTAGATCCTAAGGATGTTGTGAAGGAGGAAATCGATAAAGGAAAATTCATCATCGAGTTAAAAAATGGGGAACATAAGGCAGTAAAAATCCATGAGTTGGAAGAAAAAGGTTTTGGAAGGAGGAAGAACTGCCAAAGATGCGAATTAAAAATCCCAAGAAATGCGGATTTAGCATGTGGAAACTGGGGGGCAGAACCAGGATGGACGTTCGTTGAAATCTGCTCAGAGAAAGGGAAAAAACTCATTGAAAATGCTGAAAAAGAAGGTTATATAAAAACTAAAAAGCCTTCTGACAAAGGTATTGAAATTAGAGCGAAGATAGAAGAGAGCATGATCAAACTCGCTAAAGGTTTCCAGAAAAAGCACCTTGAGGAGGAATATCCAGACCTTGAAAGATGGCAAGAGTATTGGAATAGATGCATTAAGTGTTATGGCTGTAGAGATGCTTGTCCAATCTGTTTCTGTAGAGAGTGTAGATTGGAGGCGGATTACCTCGATGAAAAAGGCAAAATTCCTCCAGATCCAGTAATGTTTCAGGGTATTAGGTTGTCCCACGTCTCCCAAAGTTGTATAAACTGCGGGCAATGCGAAGACGTCTGTCCAATGGAAATTCCACTCGCATACATATTCCACAGAATGCAGTTGAAACTCAGAGATATCTATGGATATATTCCAGGGATTGATGACAAGATGCCACCATTGTTTGATTTTGAATAA
- the fdhF gene encoding formate dehydrogenase subunit alpha → MRVVHTICPYCGTGCGINLIVKDEKVVGTYPFKRHPVNEGKVCIKGNYCYEFIHREDRLKKPLVKKDGEFVETIWDEALSLIAEKLKEYSPDEVGFFSSARCTNEDNYVFQKFARAVIKTNNIDHCARLUHSATVVGLGSAFGSGAMTNSIEDIEEADCILIIGSNTFEQHPLIARRVVRAKDKGTKVIVIDPRKTPTAKNADLYLQITPGTNVALLNAMMHVIIKEGLIDEEFIKNRTKGFEELKKVVEKYTPEYASKICGVSPELIIEAAKIYGGSERSSILYCMGVTQFKHGVDSVKSCCNLAMITGNLGKRGTGVNPLRGQNNVQGACDMGALPNVFPGYQKVDVAYEKFEEVWGVELNHKVGLSIPEMIENAGKEIKCLYIMGENPMVSDPDIGHVEHALEELDFLIVQDIFLTETAKLADVVLPAACWAEKDGTFTNTERRVQKINKAVNPPGEALEDWIIIKKLAEKMGYKELFNYNSPREIFEEIRKVTPQYAGITYERLGVEGIPWPCKDENHPGTPILHTEKFLTPDGLGVIFPIEYEDPGELPDNEYPFILTTGRVIFHYHTGTMTRRSKHMVGEINEGFVEIHPEDAKKLGIKNNELVKVSSRRGEVIVKARITENIKKDVVFMPFHFAETTANILTNTVLDPNCKIPELKVCAVKVEKLKISEGMPSKAVSSETT, encoded by the coding sequence AACTTATCCATTCAAAAGACATCCTGTAAATGAGGGAAAAGTGTGTATTAAAGGAAACTACTGCTATGAATTCATACACAGGGAAGATAGACTAAAAAAACCACTGGTCAAAAAGGATGGAGAGTTCGTTGAAACTATATGGGATGAGGCATTATCCTTAATCGCAGAGAAGTTAAAGGAATACTCTCCAGATGAAGTTGGATTCTTCTCATCCGCAAGATGTACTAATGAGGACAATTACGTTTTCCAAAAATTTGCAAGGGCAGTTATAAAAACCAACAACATAGATCACTGTGCAAGGCTTTGACACTCAGCAACTGTTGTAGGTTTAGGATCTGCCTTTGGGTCTGGTGCCATGACAAACTCAATTGAAGATATTGAAGAAGCAGATTGTATATTAATAATTGGTTCTAACACATTTGAACAGCATCCATTGATTGCAAGAAGGGTTGTTAGGGCAAAAGATAAGGGGACTAAGGTTATAGTAATTGATCCAAGAAAAACCCCAACTGCAAAAAATGCAGATTTATACCTCCAAATAACCCCTGGAACAAACGTGGCTTTATTAAATGCAATGATGCATGTGATTATAAAAGAAGGATTAATCGATGAAGAATTCATAAAAAATAGGACAAAAGGATTTGAAGAGTTGAAAAAAGTCGTTGAAAAATACACACCCGAATATGCTTCAAAAATCTGTGGAGTTTCTCCCGAATTAATTATAGAGGCAGCGAAGATATATGGAGGTTCTGAGAGATCGTCGATACTCTACTGTATGGGAGTTACTCAGTTCAAACATGGTGTAGATAGTGTTAAATCATGCTGTAACTTGGCAATGATAACCGGAAACTTAGGAAAGAGAGGAACTGGAGTTAATCCATTAAGAGGACAAAACAACGTCCAAGGAGCCTGTGATATGGGTGCTCTACCTAACGTATTTCCGGGTTATCAGAAGGTAGATGTTGCCTATGAGAAGTTTGAAGAAGTGTGGGGAGTTGAGTTAAACCATAAAGTAGGTTTATCAATTCCTGAAATGATAGAAAACGCAGGTAAAGAGATAAAATGCCTCTACATAATGGGAGAGAACCCGATGGTGTCAGATCCAGACATTGGGCACGTTGAACATGCTTTGGAAGAATTGGACTTTTTGATAGTTCAGGATATCTTCCTAACTGAAACTGCAAAACTTGCCGATGTTGTTCTTCCAGCGGCATGCTGGGCAGAGAAGGATGGGACATTTACAAACACTGAGAGAAGAGTTCAAAAGATAAACAAAGCAGTAAATCCACCAGGAGAGGCATTGGAGGACTGGATAATAATTAAAAAACTTGCAGAGAAAATGGGATATAAAGAGTTGTTTAACTACAACTCACCAAGAGAGATATTCGAAGAGATTAGAAAAGTAACGCCCCAATACGCAGGAATTACATACGAAAGATTGGGAGTCGAAGGAATACCATGGCCATGCAAGGATGAAAACCATCCAGGAACACCAATTTTACACACTGAAAAATTCTTAACTCCGGACGGTTTGGGAGTGATCTTCCCAATTGAATACGAAGATCCAGGAGAATTGCCAGATAACGAATATCCATTCATCTTAACAACTGGAAGGGTAATATTCCACTATCACACAGGAACGATGACGAGGAGAAGTAAACACATGGTAGGTGAAATAAACGAAGGATTCGTAGAAATACACCCAGAAGACGCTAAGAAATTAGGTATTAAAAATAACGAATTAGTTAAGGTATCCTCGAGAAGAGGAGAAGTTATTGTGAAAGCAAGAATCACTGAAAATATTAAAAAAGACGTTGTATTTATGCCATTCCACTTTGCAGAAACTACTGCAAATATACTAACAAACACCGTTCTTGATCCAAATTGTAAGATTCCAGAACTTAAGGTATGTGCTGTAAAAGTTGAAAAATTAAAAATTAGTGAAGGAATGCCGAGCAAAGCAGTATCCTCCGAAACTACTTAA